A region from the Aquimarina sp. ERC-38 genome encodes:
- the obgE gene encoding GTPase ObgE translates to MTEGNFVDYVKLHVASGNGGKGSAHLHREKYITKGGPDGGDGGRGGHVIIKANPNMWTLYHLKFKRHFKASHGGHGSKSRSTGADGDDVYVEVPLGTIVRDTETQEILYEIIEKDEEYIIATGGKGGRGNWHFKNSVNQTPRYAQPGIEGEEKDITLELKVLADVGLVGFPNAGKSTLLSVITAAKPKIADYEFTTLKPNLGIVAYRDFQTFVMADIPGIIEGAAEGKGIGHRFLRHIERNSTLLFLIPADADDIAAQYEILLDELRRYNPELLDKERLLAITKSDMLDEELETEIKAELEQKIKIPYLFISSVAQKGLTELKDALWQMLMVEK, encoded by the coding sequence ATGACCGAAGGCAATTTTGTAGATTACGTTAAACTCCACGTTGCTTCCGGTAACGGAGGTAAAGGTTCTGCACATTTACATCGGGAGAAATATATTACTAAAGGTGGACCTGATGGTGGTGATGGTGGTAGGGGAGGCCATGTGATTATTAAAGCCAACCCTAATATGTGGACGCTTTATCACCTTAAATTTAAACGTCATTTTAAAGCATCTCACGGAGGTCATGGTAGTAAAAGCAGAAGCACCGGAGCTGATGGAGATGATGTGTACGTAGAAGTACCTTTAGGTACTATTGTTCGGGATACCGAAACACAAGAGATTCTATACGAAATAATAGAAAAAGACGAGGAATATATAATTGCTACCGGGGGTAAAGGTGGCAGGGGAAACTGGCATTTTAAAAATTCTGTTAATCAAACGCCCCGTTACGCACAGCCAGGAATTGAAGGTGAGGAAAAAGATATTACCTTGGAATTAAAGGTGCTGGCAGACGTAGGTTTGGTAGGGTTTCCAAACGCCGGTAAATCCACTTTACTTTCCGTAATTACAGCAGCCAAACCTAAAATAGCAGATTACGAGTTTACTACCTTAAAACCAAATTTGGGAATTGTAGCATATCGTGATTTCCAAACTTTTGTCATGGCAGATATTCCTGGAATAATTGAGGGAGCAGCCGAAGGAAAGGGAATCGGACACCGTTTTTTACGGCATATCGAACGAAATTCTACGCTATTATTTTTAATTCCCGCAGATGCGGATGATATTGCGGCTCAGTACGAGATATTACTAGATGAACTACGTCGTTATAATCCGGAATTACTAGACAAAGAACGCTTACTAGCAATTACTAAATCCGATATGCTGGATGAAGAATTAGAAACAGAAATAAAAGCCGAATTAGAACAAAAAATTAAAATTCCGTATTTGTTTATTTCTTCCGTAGCACAAAAGGGTCTAACTGAATTAAAGGACGCTCTTTGGCAAATGCTTATGGTCGAAAAATAA
- a CDS encoding alpha-2-macroglobulin family protein, with the protein MKKLFSSLFLILSILTNVTSQEMYKDRWNEIENLEKKGLPKSAIAIVDEILIDAKKKGNTNEVIKALLYQSKYNLQIEENARLEIIKNFKTEISKSKFPEKNILTNVLANLYWQYFKQNRYKFYDRTKTAQKTTSEDFRTWDLETLFHEIHCKFEESLSDKEKLQQESLQDYKTLLNTVENSIQYRPTLFDLLAHQALDFYKTPENSITQPIDAFEIDQPAYLHPHPEFAKTTLQTTDTLSLQFKALALYQELTSFHLKNKNSKPLIALTTERLDFVRDNSVFENKDVVFLNTLQREKELHKNTPQVTDFYFEEAQLYEEQAQKFQTESDSAYQGHFNKALTICKEAIDLHPNSTGAKNCKVLATKIKLPLLSGITTNSYTPINTPSRLLFSYKNIDELHIRVHKMNREQQLIFRKKRRDQDKLSFIKSLPVVTSYKVALTNEKDYQQHTTEKILPELPQGMYLITASQTEALAVKKYAYGTVQSTNIALTENKLEDTIEYRITDRSTGKPLNKAQIQLSSNDRRRETLNTTLITDNNGIASFSGNKNFSNITAKVTYQEDTAFFNGLYSYSNYSNRNRNEEQVVKRTTLFTDRSIYRPGQTVYFKGISFSTSNNKEYKALMNRKGSIELRNVNGETVSEINVVTNAYGSFSGKFVLPKSGLTGTYTIEGPDDSYHSISVEEYKRPKFSVEFKPVTKSYRLDDTVSLDGNASAYSGSVLSNSKVTYRVTRKVQYPIWCYWRPTYNSKSQEITFGETITDENGDFTIDFKAIADKTVDQKEQPIFTYEVVADVTDINGETRSATTLVKVGYHTITARIEAKNKIDVSKEALNISISTQNLNDQPVDNTGFVKIDKLKAPDRILIDRSWPAPDYAGIDKNEFYQKFPHTPYKNEEDLKTWSVEKEVYQEVYDTRKKAEDTIVGTDQLKVNTKKWEEGNYRITLETKDPYGQPVKDVSYLKVENSKVIKKKTQEIFSIRVDKDSYQPGEEAIVTLQTGLDELDVVLQIHKQGERVEKQFLTLTKNSKTLKIPVSKTDLGGIAISYSYVIWNSFKSYSQQIKVPYPETDLQISTKTFRNLLEPGGKETWSFLIKGPKGESVATEVLASMYDMSLDQFKSHEWQFDPIRRISFSPSTGWSAANSFNPQRFVTYYHQYRNQYQQQQFDSFNWFGFSFGRSMNTMRFKSNVMMRSVATPEAEVIEEVADEEMINETSDSSVVIGYGVASGVLDQDASDKKELPKAMVPIRKNLQETAFFFPKLETDAEGNVSFSFTSPEALTRWKLQLVAHTKTLESATASFETVTQKELMVLPNIPRFLRQGDEVVITSKISNLSAKSLAGNARLLLTNPITNQPISLIFSDKESVSFDVKASGNTAVSWTLKIPENLSALQYVITASAGDFSDGVQGVLPVVTNRKLVTETLPMWVGSDQTNTFTLDKLKNTNSKTLTNHRLTFEVTSNPSWYAIQALPYLQEVTSSNCSEQVFSRFYGNALGHFIVTQNPRIQQVFDQWKNSDALVSALEKNQELKEVLLSETPWLRDAESETEQKKRIALLFDQNNLQNELQASLRKLKDLQYNSGAFPWFEGGLENRYITQHIIAGFGHLQKLGVTDFTPDQKIMIQKALQYLDKEFLKDYEELLVRKANNPKMDLTKDHLDYNQLHYLYVRSYFDTKLPAKGEEALTYYLEQAATHWLEKNLYSQGLITLLLHRNNRKDKAGEILKSLKERSITNKELGMYWKSNTSGWFWYQAPVETQALLIEVFDEVYQKEDKVEIVDNLKIWLLKNKQTNRWPTTKATTEAVYALLSHGSDWLSITDKVSAKVGKTKIDMGTTQNQTVEAGTGYFKTFWLGTEVVSKQAEVTLTKKGKGIAWGALYWQYFEDLDKITGAKTNLTIDKKLFIKSNTASGPQLKEIKKDLSPKIGDLVTVRMVITSDRNLQFVHMKDMRASTFEPTTVLSGYKYQDGLGYYQSIKDVSTDFFFDYLPKGTYVFEYDVRVTNLGDFSNGITTIQSMYAPELSSHSEGVRLQVEK; encoded by the coding sequence ATGAAAAAATTATTTTCTTCTCTATTCTTAATATTAAGTATACTTACCAACGTAACTAGCCAGGAAATGTATAAAGATCGCTGGAACGAGATTGAAAACCTGGAAAAAAAAGGATTACCTAAATCGGCAATTGCTATTGTAGATGAAATTCTTATTGATGCTAAAAAGAAAGGAAATACAAATGAGGTTATCAAAGCCCTATTATATCAATCTAAATACAACCTGCAGATTGAAGAAAATGCAAGGTTGGAAATTATTAAAAATTTCAAAACGGAAATTAGTAAGAGTAAATTTCCGGAGAAAAATATCCTGACGAACGTATTGGCTAATCTATACTGGCAGTATTTTAAGCAGAACCGTTATAAATTTTACGACCGTACAAAAACGGCTCAAAAAACAACTTCAGAAGATTTTAGAACCTGGGACCTGGAAACATTATTTCATGAAATCCATTGCAAATTTGAAGAATCACTTTCGGATAAAGAAAAACTACAACAAGAAAGCTTACAGGATTATAAAACACTTTTGAATACTGTTGAAAATTCAATACAGTACCGCCCTACCCTATTTGACTTACTGGCACATCAGGCACTTGATTTTTATAAAACACCTGAAAATTCTATTACCCAACCCATTGATGCTTTTGAAATTGATCAACCTGCTTATTTACATCCTCATCCCGAATTTGCTAAGACAACATTACAAACCACAGATACACTTTCTCTTCAATTTAAAGCCTTAGCACTTTACCAGGAACTTACTAGTTTTCATCTAAAAAATAAAAATTCAAAACCCCTTATTGCCCTGACTACGGAGAGACTGGATTTTGTGAGAGATAATAGCGTTTTTGAAAATAAAGATGTGGTTTTTCTAAATACCTTGCAGAGAGAAAAAGAACTTCACAAAAACACACCTCAAGTAACTGATTTTTATTTTGAGGAAGCACAATTATACGAGGAACAGGCACAAAAATTTCAAACAGAAAGTGATTCGGCTTACCAGGGGCATTTCAATAAAGCACTTACAATTTGTAAAGAGGCGATTGATTTGCATCCTAATAGTACAGGGGCGAAGAATTGTAAAGTTTTGGCTACTAAAATCAAGCTTCCTTTACTTTCTGGCATAACCACCAACTCCTATACGCCAATAAATACCCCATCCCGTCTATTATTTTCGTATAAAAATATAGATGAATTACATATCCGGGTTCACAAAATGAATCGGGAGCAACAATTGATCTTCCGAAAAAAAAGAAGAGATCAAGATAAGTTAAGTTTTATTAAATCCTTACCCGTTGTTACTTCGTACAAAGTTGCACTTACTAATGAAAAAGATTACCAACAACATACCACTGAAAAGATACTGCCTGAACTACCACAAGGTATGTACCTGATTACTGCAAGTCAGACGGAAGCCTTAGCGGTTAAGAAATATGCTTACGGAACGGTTCAATCTACTAATATTGCACTAACCGAAAACAAATTGGAGGATACCATTGAGTATCGAATTACCGATCGAAGTACCGGTAAACCCCTTAATAAGGCTCAAATTCAACTTTCATCAAATGATCGACGTCGAGAAACACTTAATACTACTTTGATCACCGATAACAATGGTATTGCTTCTTTTTCAGGAAATAAAAATTTTTCTAATATAACCGCTAAAGTTACCTATCAGGAAGATACTGCATTTTTTAATGGTTTATATAGTTATTCAAATTACAGCAACCGAAATAGAAATGAAGAACAAGTGGTAAAGAGAACTACGCTTTTTACAGATCGAAGTATCTACCGACCCGGACAAACTGTCTATTTTAAAGGGATATCTTTTTCAACTTCTAATAACAAGGAGTATAAAGCCCTGATGAATCGTAAAGGATCAATTGAATTAAGAAATGTGAATGGGGAAACGGTTTCTGAAATAAACGTAGTTACCAATGCTTATGGATCTTTTTCCGGAAAATTTGTACTTCCTAAGAGTGGTTTAACCGGGACTTATACTATAGAAGGCCCGGATGATAGTTACCATTCCATATCTGTAGAAGAATATAAACGCCCGAAGTTTTCAGTTGAATTTAAACCGGTCACTAAGTCCTACCGCCTTGATGATACGGTTTCATTAGATGGGAATGCTTCGGCATATTCAGGAAGTGTTCTATCTAATAGCAAGGTAACCTATCGGGTTACCCGCAAAGTACAATATCCAATATGGTGCTACTGGAGGCCTACATATAATTCCAAATCGCAGGAAATAACTTTTGGCGAAACTATAACGGACGAAAATGGTGATTTTACGATTGACTTTAAAGCTATTGCCGATAAAACAGTTGATCAAAAAGAGCAACCTATTTTTACATATGAAGTGGTGGCAGATGTCACAGATATTAACGGCGAAACCCGCTCTGCAACTACTCTAGTAAAAGTAGGATATCATACCATTACGGCAAGGATCGAGGCAAAAAATAAGATCGATGTGTCCAAAGAGGCTCTTAACATTAGTATTAGTACGCAAAATTTAAATGATCAACCTGTTGACAATACCGGTTTTGTAAAAATTGATAAATTAAAAGCACCAGATCGTATCCTGATTGACAGATCCTGGCCGGCACCTGATTATGCCGGAATTGATAAGAACGAATTTTATCAAAAATTCCCCCACACCCCTTATAAAAATGAAGAAGACCTTAAAACCTGGTCGGTTGAAAAAGAAGTATATCAAGAAGTGTATGATACCCGAAAGAAGGCAGAAGATACTATTGTTGGAACAGATCAGTTAAAGGTTAACACAAAAAAATGGGAAGAAGGTAATTATCGTATTACCTTAGAAACTAAAGACCCTTACGGTCAACCGGTAAAGGATGTATCTTATCTAAAAGTCGAAAATTCAAAAGTAATTAAGAAAAAGACACAGGAAATTTTTTCAATACGTGTAGATAAGGACAGTTATCAGCCCGGGGAAGAAGCAATAGTCACCTTACAAACCGGTCTGGACGAACTGGATGTGGTATTACAAATACATAAACAAGGTGAAAGGGTCGAAAAGCAATTTTTAACCTTGACTAAAAATTCTAAAACTTTAAAAATTCCTGTCTCTAAAACAGATTTGGGCGGAATTGCCATTTCTTATAGTTATGTAATCTGGAATTCGTTTAAAAGTTATTCCCAGCAAATAAAAGTACCTTACCCAGAAACCGATCTTCAGATTAGTACCAAAACTTTTAGAAACCTGTTAGAACCCGGAGGTAAAGAAACCTGGAGTTTTTTGATTAAAGGACCTAAAGGAGAATCTGTCGCTACAGAAGTTCTGGCTTCTATGTATGATATGTCGTTGGATCAATTTAAAAGTCATGAATGGCAATTTGATCCAATCCGAAGAATATCATTTAGTCCTTCCACCGGATGGTCAGCAGCAAATAGTTTTAACCCCCAACGCTTTGTCACGTATTACCATCAATACCGTAACCAGTATCAACAACAACAATTTGACAGTTTTAACTGGTTTGGCTTTAGTTTTGGCCGTAGTATGAATACTATGCGTTTTAAAAGTAACGTGATGATGCGAAGTGTAGCTACCCCTGAAGCTGAAGTAATTGAAGAAGTAGCTGATGAAGAGATGATTAATGAAACATCAGATAGTTCTGTAGTTATTGGTTATGGAGTAGCATCGGGAGTTTTAGACCAGGATGCATCCGATAAAAAAGAATTACCTAAGGCAATGGTTCCCATTCGAAAAAATTTGCAGGAAACGGCTTTCTTTTTTCCAAAGTTAGAAACAGATGCAGAAGGTAACGTATCTTTCTCTTTCACCAGCCCGGAAGCCTTGACCCGCTGGAAATTACAATTGGTAGCGCATACTAAAACCCTGGAGTCTGCCACTGCATCCTTTGAAACGGTAACACAAAAAGAACTTATGGTGTTACCGAATATTCCTCGTTTTTTACGACAGGGTGATGAGGTAGTAATTACCAGTAAAATTTCTAATTTAAGCGCTAAATCCTTAGCTGGAAATGCCCGGTTACTTTTAACCAACCCAATTACGAATCAACCAATATCGCTAATTTTCTCAGACAAAGAATCCGTTTCATTTGACGTAAAAGCTTCCGGGAATACGGCAGTTTCCTGGACCTTAAAGATTCCGGAAAATTTATCGGCCCTTCAATATGTGATTACCGCTTCAGCAGGTGATTTTTCTGATGGCGTACAAGGAGTTTTACCAGTAGTTACCAATCGTAAATTGGTAACCGAAACCTTACCTATGTGGGTGGGTTCTGATCAGACGAACACTTTTACGCTAGACAAGTTAAAAAATACAAATTCTAAAACCTTAACGAATCACCGCTTAACTTTTGAAGTAACTTCTAATCCTAGTTGGTACGCTATACAAGCACTTCCTTATCTACAGGAAGTTACTAGTTCCAACTGCTCAGAACAAGTGTTTTCAAGGTTTTACGGAAATGCGTTAGGTCATTTTATAGTCACCCAAAACCCACGTATCCAACAAGTATTTGATCAATGGAAAAATTCTGATGCCCTGGTTAGTGCTTTAGAAAAAAACCAGGAACTTAAAGAAGTACTCCTTTCAGAAACCCCCTGGTTACGGGATGCAGAAAGTGAAACCGAACAAAAAAAACGGATTGCTTTATTGTTTGATCAGAACAACCTGCAAAACGAATTACAAGCAAGTTTACGTAAACTTAAAGACCTGCAATATAATTCCGGGGCTTTTCCCTGGTTTGAAGGCGGACTTGAAAACCGGTATATTACCCAACATATTATTGCCGGATTTGGGCATCTACAGAAATTAGGCGTAACAGATTTCACACCGGATCAGAAAATTATGATACAAAAAGCACTTCAATATTTAGATAAGGAATTTTTAAAGGACTACGAAGAACTTTTAGTTCGTAAAGCAAATAACCCAAAAATGGATCTTACTAAAGATCATTTAGATTACAACCAATTGCATTACCTGTATGTACGATCTTATTTTGATACAAAATTACCTGCTAAAGGCGAAGAAGCTTTAACCTATTATCTGGAGCAAGCAGCAACACACTGGTTAGAAAAGAATTTATATTCTCAGGGGTTGATTACTTTACTCCTTCATAGAAATAACCGTAAGGATAAGGCTGGTGAAATTTTAAAATCTCTGAAAGAACGTAGCATTACCAATAAAGAATTAGGCATGTACTGGAAAAGCAATACGTCCGGTTGGTTCTGGTATCAGGCTCCGGTAGAAACCCAAGCCTTGCTTATTGAAGTTTTTGATGAAGTGTATCAAAAAGAAGATAAAGTTGAAATTGTAGATAACCTAAAGATCTGGTTACTAAAAAATAAACAAACCAACAGATGGCCTACTACCAAAGCTACTACTGAAGCTGTATATGCTTTACTATCTCATGGTTCTGACTGGTTGTCAATCACAGATAAGGTAAGTGCAAAAGTTGGTAAAACAAAAATTGATATGGGAACTACCCAAAATCAAACCGTAGAAGCGGGTACCGGATACTTTAAAACTTTCTGGCTGGGGACCGAAGTCGTATCAAAACAAGCAGAAGTAACGCTTACCAAAAAAGGAAAAGGTATTGCCTGGGGTGCTTTATATTGGCAGTATTTTGAAGACCTGGATAAAATTACCGGAGCAAAAACCAACCTTACCATTGATAAAAAGCTATTTATCAAATCTAATACAGCAAGCGGACCCCAATTAAAAGAGATAAAAAAAGACCTTTCGCCTAAAATTGGTGATCTGGTAACCGTACGTATGGTGATTACCAGTGATCGAAACCTGCAATTTGTCCATATGAAAGATATGAGGGCTTCTACTTTTGAACCAACTACGGTGCTTTCCGGTTATAAATATCAGGACGGTTTAGGGTATTATCAAAGTATTAAGGATGTAAGTACTGATTTCTTTTTTGATTACTTACCTAAAGGCACGTATGTATTTGAATACGATGTAAGGGTTACGAACCTAGGAGATTTTTCAAACGGCATCACCACGATTCAATCCATGTACGCTCCGGAATTAAGCAGTCATTCGGAAGGGGTTCGATTACAGGTAGAGAAATGA
- a CDS encoding DUF433 domain-containing protein: MSGYQKYIISNHKVMLGKPVIKGTRITVEFILKKLLEGVTVQQIATQYRLETSAIYVALCYKQ, translated from the coding sequence ATGTCAGGTTATCAAAAATATATTATTTCTAATCACAAAGTGATGCTGGGGAAACCTGTAATTAAGGGAACACGTATAACTGTAGAATTTATACTAAAAAAACTTTTGGAAGGAGTAACAGTACAACAAATTGCAACGCAATATAGATTAGAAACTTCAGCTATTTATGTAGCATTGTGCTATAAACAATGA
- a CDS encoding GNAT family N-acetyltransferase — METEDLSKLELVNNTELPKKRFELKVGENTAIIEYILTKDDVIYLTHTEVPRQLEGQGVGSTIVKKTLAYIKEKGYKLVPLCPFVAAYLKRHPELGEGILQKGYTVS, encoded by the coding sequence ATGGAAACAGAAGATTTGTCAAAACTTGAATTAGTCAACAATACGGAGTTGCCTAAAAAGAGGTTTGAATTAAAAGTAGGTGAAAATACTGCAATAATAGAATATATTTTGACTAAAGATGATGTGATTTACCTGACCCATACTGAAGTACCCAGACAATTAGAAGGCCAGGGAGTGGGAAGTACCATTGTCAAAAAAACACTGGCTTATATTAAAGAAAAAGGTTATAAACTGGTACCCTTATGCCCTTTTGTAGCGGCATATCTAAAACGACATCCTGAATTGGGCGAAGGAATTTTACAGAAAGGATACACGGTGAGTTAA
- a CDS encoding 3-phosphoshikimate 1-carboxyvinyltransferase, protein MTLHLAHVSQIKNSTIRITGSKSETNRLLILQALYPSLQIENISNSDDSNLMQKALTASEELVDIHHAGTAMRFLTAYFSVLKGRTTVLTGSERMQERPVKILVEALRTIGCQMEYVNNEGYPPIKITGKEPNSSEVSLSANVSSQYISAMMLIAPSLKEGLTIRLEGKITSVPYIKMTLSLLEEAGIKGNFKDNIITIPPVTQVPEKKIVVESDWSSASYFYSIAALSSGVVLELSSYKKNSYQGDSVLSEIYRSFSVTTEFRENSIVLTKEKNSELLQEEVNFDLTNSPDIAQTIAVTCFGLNIPCYLTGLHTLKIKETDRLVALKSEIEKLGGNIQITEDSLRLAKRELIKEGVVIETYKDHRMAMAFAPLALTTNLKIEKAGVVSKSYPDFWNDLQKIGFKISQEK, encoded by the coding sequence ATGACTTTACATTTAGCTCACGTGAGCCAAATTAAAAATAGTACAATCCGGATTACCGGGTCAAAAAGCGAGACTAACCGACTTTTAATTCTGCAAGCCTTATACCCGTCCTTGCAAATTGAAAATATTTCAAATAGTGACGATTCTAACTTGATGCAGAAAGCATTGACCGCCTCAGAAGAACTAGTAGATATACATCATGCAGGTACGGCAATGCGTTTTTTAACTGCTTATTTTTCAGTGTTAAAGGGTAGAACTACCGTGTTGACCGGAAGTGAACGTATGCAGGAACGACCGGTAAAAATTTTAGTAGAAGCACTTCGTACCATAGGATGTCAGATGGAGTATGTAAATAACGAGGGATATCCACCGATTAAAATTACAGGAAAAGAACCGAATAGCAGTGAAGTATCCTTATCTGCCAACGTAAGTAGTCAGTATATATCTGCAATGATGCTAATAGCGCCTTCTTTAAAAGAAGGACTTACCATTCGACTAGAGGGAAAAATCACTTCAGTTCCGTATATCAAAATGACCTTAAGTCTGTTAGAAGAAGCGGGAATTAAAGGGAATTTCAAAGATAATATAATCACCATCCCTCCGGTAACCCAGGTTCCGGAAAAGAAAATAGTGGTAGAATCAGATTGGAGTTCAGCATCCTATTTTTATAGTATTGCTGCATTGTCTTCGGGAGTTGTTTTAGAATTAAGTAGTTATAAGAAGAATAGTTACCAGGGAGATTCTGTTTTGTCTGAAATCTACCGTTCCTTTAGCGTCACTACAGAGTTTAGAGAAAATAGCATTGTCTTAACGAAAGAAAAAAATAGTGAGCTTCTGCAGGAAGAAGTTAATTTTGATTTAACCAATTCTCCGGATATCGCACAAACTATAGCGGTCACTTGTTTTGGGTTAAATATTCCCTGCTACCTTACCGGGTTGCATACTTTAAAAATTAAAGAAACCGACCGTCTGGTAGCCTTAAAAAGCGAAATTGAAAAACTGGGAGGTAACATTCAAATTACAGAAGATAGCCTACGTCTTGCAAAGCGGGAATTAATTAAAGAAGGCGTTGTAATTGAAACGTACAAAGATCACAGAATGGCAATGGCCTTTGCCCCTCTGGCTCTGACTACTAATTTAAAAATTGAAAAAGCAGGGGTAGTATCTAAATCTTACCCTGATTTCTGGAATGATTTGCAAAAAATTGGCTTTAAGATAAGTCAGGAAAAATAG
- the dtd gene encoding D-aminoacyl-tRNA deacylase — translation MRAVIQRVQQASVTVEDKKVATIGKGLVILLGVTHEDQEEDISWLSQKIINLRIFNDIEGKMNKNIKDVEGDVIIVSQFTLFASTKKGNRPSYLNAAKPNIAKDIYLNFIEVFKSMLRKDVGTGIFGADMKVSLINDGPVTIIIDTENKE, via the coding sequence ATGAGAGCGGTTATCCAAAGAGTACAACAAGCATCTGTAACGGTTGAAGATAAGAAGGTAGCAACAATAGGAAAGGGTTTAGTGATTCTACTAGGGGTTACGCATGAAGATCAAGAAGAAGATATCAGTTGGCTATCTCAAAAAATCATAAACCTTAGAATTTTTAATGATATAGAAGGTAAGATGAATAAAAATATTAAGGATGTTGAGGGAGATGTCATTATTGTAAGCCAGTTTACATTATTTGCAAGTACAAAAAAGGGAAATCGACCTAGTTATTTGAACGCGGCAAAACCAAATATTGCTAAGGATATATATCTGAACTTTATAGAAGTTTTTAAAAGTATGCTAAGGAAAGATGTTGGAACTGGCATCTTTGGTGCAGATATGAAAGTGTCCTTAATTAATGACGGACCAGTTACGATTATAATAGACACTGAAAATAAGGAATAA
- a CDS encoding nucleotide pyrophosphohydrolase, with protein sequence MNIQNAQQAVDEWIKQHGVRYFNELTNMAQLTEEVGEVARIIARRYGEQSEKESDKNKDLGEELSDVLFVVLCLANQTGVNLEEAFQKKLDIKTKRDHDRHHSNQKLL encoded by the coding sequence ATGAATATTCAAAATGCGCAACAAGCCGTAGATGAATGGATCAAACAACACGGTGTTCGATATTTTAATGAGTTAACTAACATGGCGCAACTGACCGAAGAAGTAGGGGAGGTAGCTCGCATTATAGCCAGAAGGTACGGAGAACAGAGTGAAAAAGAAAGTGACAAAAACAAGGATTTGGGAGAAGAACTTTCAGATGTTCTTTTTGTAGTACTTTGTCTCGCTAATCAAACCGGTGTGAATCTGGAAGAAGCTTTTCAGAAAAAACTGGATATAAAAACAAAAAGGGATCACGACCGACACCACAGCAATCAAAAGCTATTATAA
- a CDS encoding adenylate kinase — protein sequence MVNIVLFGPPGAGKGTQAEVLKNKYDLVHISTGDVFRYNIKNKTDLGTLAKSYIDKGQLVPDEVTINMLNAEVEQHQKVKGFIFDGFPRTEAQAEALEVFLKTKNTDVKAMIALEVADDILVARLLERGKTSGRPDDADEEVIKNRIKVYYDETAILKGYYEKQNRYHGVDGVGSINEITERLSKVIDTL from the coding sequence ATGGTTAACATTGTGTTGTTTGGTCCTCCGGGAGCCGGTAAAGGAACTCAGGCAGAAGTTTTAAAAAATAAATATGACCTGGTTCATATTTCTACAGGAGATGTTTTTAGGTATAATATTAAAAATAAAACGGACTTGGGTACCCTGGCAAAATCCTATATTGACAAGGGACAATTGGTTCCGGACGAAGTAACGATAAATATGCTTAATGCTGAAGTAGAACAACATCAGAAAGTAAAGGGTTTTATTTTTGATGGATTTCCAAGAACCGAAGCACAAGCGGAAGCACTTGAGGTATTTTTAAAAACAAAAAATACGGATGTAAAGGCTATGATTGCACTGGAAGTTGCAGACGACATTTTAGTTGCCCGATTACTAGAAAGAGGTAAAACTTCAGGTCGTCCGGATGATGCGGATGAGGAGGTTATTAAAAACCGAATTAAAGTATATTATGACGAAACGGCAATTTTAAAAGGGTATTACGAAAAACAAAATCGGTATCACGGTGTGGACGGCGTAGGTTCTATAAATGAAATCACCGAACGCTTAAGTAAAGTTATTGACACTTTATGA